The sequence AGTAGAGGATGCCCGGGCCGTCCGAGAGGCGAAGCTCCATCTCCACGGTGTCCACGTCCCGGGGAGCGCCCCGCTCGGTCCGGTCCCAGGCCAGGGGCAGGCGGAGGGAGTCGGCGAGCAGGGGGCACTCCTGGCGGTGCACGAGCAGGCGCCCTTCCTCGGGCACCCCCTGGATTTCGTCGCCCTCCAGGGGGATGCAGCGGGGGCAGAAGCGGATGTGGGGGTCGCTGAAGTCGTAGCGGCGCACCTTGCGGCGGTCGTCGTCGCGGCCCCGCCACCGCCGCAGCAGCGCGCTGCCGGGGAGCTTGCGGCCGCCGCCGGGGGGCAGCCCCAGGATGTCTCCGATGTCCTCCTGCCCCAGGCAGACCCTGGCGTAGACCTCGTCCTCGCTCAGATCCGCGGCGGCGGCGCGCTGGGCCACCGCCTGGAGGGCGTCGTCCGGGGAGAGGCCGTGGGACCGGGCAGCCTGGAGCAGCCAGTGGCGCCCCGTCTGCGCCGCCCGCTCGGCCTGGCGTCGGTTCATGGCCCGGCGCAGGCTCGCCAGCGCCTTGCGGGTATGGGCCCAGGCCAGGTACCGGTCGTCGGCCACGTTTTGCCCGGCGGTGACGATCTCCACCCGGTCCCCCGGGCGCAGCACCGTGGCCAGGGGCACCTCGTGGTTGTTCACCCGGGCGGCCAGCGCGCGCAGCCCCAGTTGTTCGTGCACGGCAAAGGCGTAGTCCAGGGCGGTGGCCCCCTCCTCGAGGCTGAACACCTCCCCCTTGGGGCTCGTCACCTGGACGGCGTCGGGCCGGTGGAATCGCAGGAAGTCCTGGATGTCCATGGCCTCGTTCTGCAGGAACTCCCGCAGGTCGTCCATGTATTCGAGGTTGAACTGGGGGCTGGTGATGTCCATGGAGAGGAGCCCCAGGCGGTTGAACCGGTCGGCGGCCCTGCTGGCCAGGTAGAAGTTCACGATGCGGCCCTGGTAGGACACCCGGGTCTCCAGGGCCCGGTACCCGTTCTTCCGGGGTACGCTCAAGGTGTCGGCAAAGGTGCCGGGCAGCGCCCGGAAGTTGAGGTGGATGCGCCCCAGGGCTCGGTAGGCGTCTTCGCTGGTCTCGGTCACCAGGCGCACCGTGAAGAGGTTCTCGGGTACGGGCGCCACGTCGGGACGGAAGCGGTTCCAGCGGTACTCCGCCCGAACCCCCAGGTCGCCGGGGAAGACGGCCGCGAGCTTGGCCCGGAGCTCCTCCAGGGGGCGCACCCACCCCTCCTTGAGCTCCAGCTGCGCCCGCTGGAAGATGGCGAACTGCTCCGGGGTGAGGATGGGGCCGATCTTCTCGGTCAACCGCTCGGCCAGGTCGAGCATGCACAGGCGCCGGCAGATGTTGGCGTACATCTCCGCGCTCTCGCGGGCGATGCGCACCTGCTTGTCGCGCTTGAAGATCTGGAGGCTCTCCAGGTTGTCCAGGCGGTCGGCGAGCTTGACCAGGAGCACCCGGATGTCCTGGAGCACGAAGCTGAAGAGCTTCTGGTAGGTGTGGACCCGGCTGTCCTTGATCTTGGTGAGGGCCAGGACGAGCTCGGCGGCGTCGGGGAACTCGCTGCGGAGCTCCGGATAGGTGTAGACCGTGTCTTCGAGGGTGTCGTGGAGCAGCGCCGCCTCCACCGAGGCCCAGTCGATGATCCGGCCGAACCGGCTCACCTCCATGGCCGTGCGCACGGTGTGCCAGATGTACTCCTCGCCGGTCTTCCGCACCTGCCCCCGGTGGAACTCGTCTGCCCGCGCCAGGGCGCGGTCCAGCCGCTCGGCCAGCACGCCCACCTCGGCGTCTCCCACCTCGTGGTGGATGATGAACTGGCTGAGGATCTGATCCTTTTCCCGTGCGAAGCGATCCGACACGCGCCGATCTCTCTGTGGGCAGGCCGTTGCTGGGATCTTGGCAACTTCTGGCCAGACTATACCGATTTGGCGGGAAGCGGTAGGGCTCCGCGCCCTGCGAGCTCCCGGGCTGCCTGTTGGGCCGTGCGGCCCGACCGGATGCCCCGGGCCATGGCCCAGCGCACCGCCTCGGCTTCCCAGCCCGGGGGCGTGGCCGCCCCCAGCGCCGCCAGATGTCGGCCCACGGCCTCCAGGTAGGTGGCCTCGTCGAAGGGGTAGAACCCCAGGGAGAGGCCGAACCGGTCTGCCAGGCTCACGGTCTCGGCCACGGATTCTTCCGGATGGAGCTCGTCGTCGCCGGGAAAGGCCTCGGGGACCAGGTGCCGGCGGTTCGAGGTGGCCGCCACCAGGGTGTTTGCGGGCCGTTCCTCGAGCCCTCCCTCCAGAAGCACCTTGAGCTCCCGGTACCTCTCCCCCGGGGTCCCGAAGGAGAGGTCGTCCAGGTAGAGCACCCAGCGCCGCGAGTCCAGGGCCAGGGCGTCCAGCACCCGGGGAAGGTCCGGGGCGCGATGTTCCGGAACCGCCAGGAGCACGAGCTCCTCACGGGGCACCGCCAGCGGCAGGGAACGTACCAGGGACGACTTGCCCGTGCCCCGCTCTCCCCACAGGAGCACGTCGTGGGCCGGCAGGCCCCGGGCGAACCGCTCGATGTTGGCATAGAAGGCCGCCTTCTGGCGTGCGATGCCTGTCAACAAGGCGGGGTCGGCCGCCGCGGGTCGGCCCACGGCCCGAAATCCCCCCGCGCCCTCCCAGACGAAGGTGCGGCACTCGGAGGCCGCAGGGGGCGTCGGGGCGCGGTGGAGGGTCTCGCCCCCTCGGGGGCCCAGCGCGGCGTCGAGGCGCTCGGCGATCCGGTCCAGGCGGGCCAGCAGAGCGGGCAGCAGAGGGGGGTCGGCGGTCATGGGGGAGGCGCCTCCTCGAGGAACTTCTGGCGCTGGCGCAGATAGTAGCCGGGATTCGCGGGGTTTCGGGCCAGCGCCGCGTCGATGGCCCGCAGCGCCCCCTCCCGGTCTCTCGCCCGCCAACGCGCCTCGGCCAGGGTGTCGAGGATGTGGGGGGAAGCCAAGATCCGTGCGGCCATCTCCGCCAGGGCCAGCGCCCGCTCGGGCCGTTGGAGGGCCGGGTCCCGGGCGGTCACGTACAGCCACGCCAGGTTGTTCAGGGCCTCCGCGTTTCGGGGCGCAAGCCGGATGACCTCCTGGTAGGCGGCCTGGGCGTCTCGCTCCCGCCCGGTCTCCTGGTACAGGCTCCCCAGGAGGAACCAGGAGGGGGCGTCCCGGGGTTCCTGGGCGACCCGGTGGAGCAGCCCCCGCTCGGCCACGAAGCGGTTGAGATCCCGGTGCAGCGGCCCCGTGTGGAGCGCCACCACGAGGGCTGCCGCCAGGAGCACTCCGAGGGCGAACCACCGGGTGAGGCGGCGCACCTTGCGGTGGTGCCGGGAAAGCACGCCGGGGTCCCGAGCCGCCGTTACGAGAAAGTCGACCCGTTCGGCGATGGAGCCGTGGTGCCACGAGGGAAGATCCCGGATGTCCCCCGAGTGGAAGCTCACCCGCTCCAGGGCCGAGACCAGGGGCCCGGGCCGGCCCGTGACCTCCAGGGCGAACGCGTCGGCCTGGCGCTCGAAGGCCCGGCTCACCGCTCCGAAGAGGAACCGGAAGTAGGCGAACAAGAGCCCCAGGAGCCCCAGGGTCATGGCCGCCGAGGTGTAGAGGCTCGCCTGGGGCCGGCGCAGCGCCTCGGGGTCGGCGAGGCCCCACCAGGCGATGCCCGCCTCGGAGAGGCGAAAGAAGATCCCCGCCAGGCACACGTACCCGACGAAGAAGAGCAGGAAGAACCAGAGGTGGCGGTGGCGCACGTGGCCGGTCTCGTGGGCCACCACGGCGTCGACCTCCTCCGGGGAGAGGATCTCCACGAGCGCCGGCGTGAGCAGGAGGTAGCGGAAGCGGGGCAGCAGGCCCACGATCCCCGCGGTCATCACCCGCCCCTCCAGGAGCGGCCAGTACAGGATCTCGCGCACCCGGAGCCGCAGCCCGGCGCTCAGCCCCTCCAGGTGGTCCCGCAGGGGGCCCGGGGGCACCGGCGCGCACCCCCACATGGCCTTGACCAGCACAGGGAGGAAGATGCCCACCAGGGTCAGGAAGACCGGCGCGTAGAGGAGTTGGAGCAGGGGGTTGGCTTCGAGTGCCGCATATCCCCGGGGCCAGAGGGTGGCCACCAGGTCCAGGAGGCCCATGAGGGCCAGCCAGGGGAGCAGGATCGGGAGCTCCATCCGGGCGTGGGCCACCACGAACCCCCAGCGCGTGCCGCTGCGGCCCAGCAGCACCCCCTGGAGCGGGTACGCCTCCCACCACAGCACCCCGAGGAGGAAGACGAAGGGGAGCACGCCGGCCGCGCTCCCCAGGGCCGCGGAGTGTTCGCCCAGGGCCCGGGCTACGAGCTCCGGGTAGCTCGTGGCGTACATGAGCAGCGCAAAGGGCACCAGCATCACCCCCTGGTACCCCTGCACCATCCCCGAGAAGGACGCCCGGAGGCTTCGGGCCTCGGCCTCGTCGTGGAGGGCCCGGGCCATGAGGCCGCGAAACCGGATGCGCAGGGCCACCCACGCGGCCAGGAGATAGACGAGCTGGTGAACCGCCTCCCCGAGGCTCCACGCTGCGCCCGCGGCGTGGGGCGCCAGCGCCTGCACGGCAATGGCGATCAGAAAGGTGAGGACGCTTCCGTACATGGCTCCTCGGGGGGAGGGCAGGAGCGGAAAAGAAGGAGCGCATTCCAGCGCGCGCGGCCGCCCGAGTCAATGCCCCTTTGCGATGCGGACCGGGCAACCCAATGTTTGCGGCGCCAAGAGGGCCCCGCGGGTCGGCCCGGCCCCTCCCCCAAGGGGACCTCGGTGCGTCGGCGGGCTCTACCGGGAGAGCTCCCGCAGGTACGCCGAGCACCGGCGGGCCTCGTCGAAGATGAGGGCCGAGCTCATGGTGGCGCTGGTCACG is a genomic window of Thermodesulfobacteriota bacterium containing:
- a CDS encoding M48 family metalloprotease, yielding MYGSVLTFLIAIAVQALAPHAAGAAWSLGEAVHQLVYLLAAWVALRIRFRGLMARALHDEAEARSLRASFSGMVQGYQGVMLVPFALLMYATSYPELVARALGEHSAALGSAAGVLPFVFLLGVLWWEAYPLQGVLLGRSGTRWGFVVAHARMELPILLPWLALMGLLDLVATLWPRGYAALEANPLLQLLYAPVFLTLVGIFLPVLVKAMWGCAPVPPGPLRDHLEGLSAGLRLRVREILYWPLLEGRVMTAGIVGLLPRFRYLLLTPALVEILSPEEVDAVVAHETGHVRHRHLWFFLLFFVGYVCLAGIFFRLSEAGIAWWGLADPEALRRPQASLYTSAAMTLGLLGLLFAYFRFLFGAVSRAFERQADAFALEVTGRPGPLVSALERVSFHSGDIRDLPSWHHGSIAERVDFLVTAARDPGVLSRHHRKVRRLTRWFALGVLLAAALVVALHTGPLHRDLNRFVAERGLLHRVAQEPRDAPSWFLLGSLYQETGRERDAQAAYQEVIRLAPRNAEALNNLAWLYVTARDPALQRPERALALAEMAARILASPHILDTLAEARWRARDREGALRAIDAALARNPANPGYYLRQRQKFLEEAPPP
- a CDS encoding DUF815 domain-containing protein, encoding MTADPPLLPALLARLDRIAERLDAALGPRGGETLHRAPTPPAASECRTFVWEGAGGFRAVGRPAAADPALLTGIARQKAAFYANIERFARGLPAHDVLLWGERGTGKSSLVRSLPLAVPREELVLLAVPEHRAPDLPRVLDALALDSRRWVLYLDDLSFGTPGERYRELKVLLEGGLEERPANTLVAATSNRRHLVPEAFPGDDELHPEESVAETVSLADRFGLSLGFYPFDEATYLEAVGRHLAALGAATPPGWEAEAVRWAMARGIRSGRTAQQAARELAGRGALPLPAKSV
- a CDS encoding HD domain-containing protein encodes the protein MSDRFAREKDQILSQFIIHHEVGDAEVGVLAERLDRALARADEFHRGQVRKTGEEYIWHTVRTAMEVSRFGRIIDWASVEAALLHDTLEDTVYTYPELRSEFPDAAELVLALTKIKDSRVHTYQKLFSFVLQDIRVLLVKLADRLDNLESLQIFKRDKQVRIARESAEMYANICRRLCMLDLAERLTEKIGPILTPEQFAIFQRAQLELKEGWVRPLEELRAKLAAVFPGDLGVRAEYRWNRFRPDVAPVPENLFTVRLVTETSEDAYRALGRIHLNFRALPGTFADTLSVPRKNGYRALETRVSYQGRIVNFYLASRAADRFNRLGLLSMDITSPQFNLEYMDDLREFLQNEAMDIQDFLRFHRPDAVQVTSPKGEVFSLEEGATALDYAFAVHEQLGLRALAARVNNHEVPLATVLRPGDRVEIVTAGQNVADDRYLAWAHTRKALASLRRAMNRRQAERAAQTGRHWLLQAARSHGLSPDDALQAVAQRAAAADLSEDEVYARVCLGQEDIGDILGLPPGGGRKLPGSALLRRWRGRDDDRRKVRRYDFSDPHIRFCPRCIPLEGDEIQGVPEEGRLLVHRQECPLLADSLRLPLAWDRTERGAPRDVDTVEMELRLSDGPGILYSLLTPFKELNLEVRNLRLPQRGDHTLAIQFDPGTDRTLNRLLRALRKNGFVEEVRVFRSVV